In a genomic window of Flavobacterium crassostreae:
- a CDS encoding OmpA family protein gives MKPKPILYSLLLLVLTDLSYGQNSKTTRADKKYDNYAYVDAITTYEKLASRGYEDQAMFQKLGNAYYFTADLNKAAQWYEALFKLNPDQEAEYCYRYSQALKASGDYKKADKMLELFQSKSGNDLRAKLFKENPDYLSVIKANSGRFTIEDAGINSNYSDYGASIVDDKLVFASARDTGGAFKKVFRWTNQSFTNLYASDIDAEGNLGAPKRFEKAINSKFHESTPVFTKDGKTMYFTRNNYLEGKKGKDAQRITLLKLYKANLVDDKWSNVTELPFNSDNYSVAHPALSVDEQTLYFASDMPGTLGQSDLFKVTILKNGGYSSPENLGSGINTEGRETFPFISQEGELYFASDGRPGLGGLDIYVATADKKGGFNSIENVGAPVNSNTDDFSFLINSQNRKGFFTSNRSGGHGYDDIYKFVETKKLACNQALSGVITDLDSKEILVGSKVMLFDEKFAILEQTTTDANGLYGFEVFCNKKYYVRAEKEAYETNESNITIAKTTGASSLPIALSKRIKMVGVGSDLAKTLNIPIIYFDLDKSNIRKDAEFELEKILIVMNDNPKMKVDIRSHTDSRQTNRYNEALSDRRAQSTRAWLIAKGIAKERLTAKGYGESQLINGCADGVACSEAEHQANRRSEFIVVAIE, from the coding sequence ATGAAACCAAAACCAATACTATACAGCTTGCTCCTATTAGTCCTAACAGACCTAAGCTATGGACAAAATAGCAAAACCACAAGAGCAGATAAGAAGTATGACAACTACGCTTACGTGGATGCCATTACCACCTACGAGAAATTAGCCTCTCGAGGCTACGAAGACCAGGCAATGTTTCAAAAATTAGGGAACGCCTATTATTTTACAGCAGATCTAAACAAAGCCGCTCAGTGGTACGAAGCCTTATTTAAACTAAATCCAGACCAAGAGGCAGAGTATTGTTACCGATATTCCCAAGCATTGAAAGCCTCCGGCGATTATAAAAAAGCCGATAAAATGCTGGAATTGTTTCAGAGCAAATCCGGGAACGATCTACGAGCCAAACTGTTTAAAGAAAACCCAGACTACCTCTCTGTAATCAAGGCCAATTCTGGACGCTTCACCATCGAAGATGCAGGAATCAATTCCAACTACTCCGATTATGGCGCCTCAATAGTAGACGATAAGTTAGTTTTTGCCTCTGCTAGAGACACCGGAGGAGCCTTCAAAAAAGTCTTTAGATGGACCAACCAATCCTTCACCAACCTATACGCTTCGGATATAGATGCAGAAGGAAACCTAGGAGCACCAAAACGCTTTGAAAAAGCAATCAACTCCAAATTTCATGAATCTACCCCTGTTTTTACCAAAGACGGTAAGACCATGTATTTTACCAGAAACAACTATTTAGAAGGAAAGAAAGGCAAAGACGCCCAACGCATCACCTTATTAAAACTATACAAAGCCAATCTAGTAGATGACAAATGGAGCAATGTAACCGAACTGCCTTTTAATAGTGACAATTATAGCGTAGCCCATCCCGCATTAAGCGTAGACGAGCAAACGCTATACTTTGCCTCCGACATGCCTGGCACACTAGGGCAATCGGATTTATTTAAAGTAACTATTTTAAAAAATGGAGGCTACTCAAGCCCAGAGAATTTAGGATCTGGAATAAACACCGAGGGTAGAGAAACCTTTCCATTTATATCCCAAGAAGGAGAATTGTATTTTGCCTCAGACGGAAGACCTGGGCTAGGAGGATTGGATATTTATGTAGCCACAGCAGACAAAAAAGGGGGATTTAATAGCATAGAAAACGTAGGAGCGCCAGTGAATAGCAATACAGACGATTTTTCTTTTTTAATCAACAGCCAAAACCGTAAAGGTTTTTTTACCTCCAATAGATCCGGAGGGCACGGTTATGATGATATTTATAAATTTGTAGAAACAAAGAAACTCGCCTGTAACCAAGCCTTAAGTGGGGTGATAACGGATTTGGATAGCAAAGAAATCCTGGTTGGATCAAAAGTAATGCTATTTGACGAAAAATTTGCCATCTTGGAACAAACCACCACCGATGCAAATGGATTGTATGGTTTTGAGGTTTTTTGTAACAAAAAATATTACGTAAGAGCAGAGAAAGAAGCCTACGAGACCAATGAATCCAATATTACTATTGCCAAAACTACCGGAGCAAGCAGTTTGCCTATTGCATTATCCAAACGCATTAAGATGGTAGGAGTTGGTTCGGATTTAGCCAAAACATTAAACATACCTATTATTTATTTTGATCTAGATAAATCCAACATTCGTAAAGATGCAGAATTTGAATTAGAGAAAATTTTGATAGTGATGAATGACAATCCAAAGATGAAAGTAGACATACGTTCGCATACCGATAGCAGACAAACCAACCGCTACAATGAAGCCCTATCGGATAGAAGAGCCCAATCTACGCGTGCTTGGTTAATAGCCAAAGGGATTGCTAAAGAACGACTAACAGCCAAAGGATATGGAGAGTCACAACTAATAAACGGCTGTGCCGACGGCGTGGCATGTTCTGAAGCAGAACACCAAGCCAACAGACGTAGTGAGTTTATTGTTGTTGCAATAGAATAA
- a CDS encoding glycosyltransferase, producing the protein MMVDTKCRTILVAPLNWGLGHATRCIPIIKALQDHNYIPIIASDGAALQLLKKEFPYLKALQLPSYEIEYAKKATNFKWKLLQNSPKTIAAIWREKKLVTQWVEKYALDGIISDNRLGVVSQKVPSVFVTHQLNVMTGSTTWFTSKIHQYFIKKYSECWVPDTENTPNLAGTLSHVQNPDFKIKYLGPISRMHKKSIPIKYDLMVILSGPEPQRTFLEKKLKAELQNFTGRVVFIRGVLEKEQRKEQIQTVTYYNFMNSRQLEQTFNESKMILCRSGYTTIMDLVKLEKKAFFIPTPGQFEQLYLAEKLQKEGLIPFAEQDLFTITDLKRANNFKGLRYFKTTVDWEKLFELFKTT; encoded by the coding sequence ATGATGGTAGATACCAAATGTAGAACCATATTAGTAGCTCCTTTAAATTGGGGGCTAGGTCATGCTACAAGATGCATTCCTATTATTAAAGCCTTACAGGACCATAACTATATTCCGATAATTGCATCGGATGGCGCAGCATTACAACTATTAAAAAAAGAATTTCCGTATCTGAAAGCATTGCAATTGCCTTCCTACGAAATTGAATATGCCAAGAAAGCCACCAATTTTAAGTGGAAATTGTTACAAAACAGTCCTAAAACCATTGCTGCTATTTGGAGAGAAAAAAAATTAGTAACGCAATGGGTAGAAAAATATGCTCTAGATGGTATTATTTCGGACAACAGACTTGGTGTTGTTAGCCAAAAAGTACCCTCGGTTTTTGTAACCCACCAATTAAATGTAATGACCGGAAGTACTACCTGGTTTACCAGCAAAATACACCAATATTTCATTAAAAAATATTCTGAATGTTGGGTTCCGGATACCGAAAACACACCCAACTTGGCAGGTACTTTAAGCCATGTTCAAAATCCGGATTTCAAGATAAAATACCTTGGCCCTATAAGCCGAATGCATAAAAAAAGTATTCCAATTAAATACGATTTAATGGTTATATTATCTGGACCAGAACCCCAAAGAACCTTTTTAGAAAAAAAACTAAAAGCAGAGCTTCAAAATTTTACCGGCAGGGTAGTATTTATCCGTGGGGTTTTAGAAAAAGAACAACGTAAAGAACAAATCCAAACTGTCACTTATTATAATTTTATGAATAGCCGCCAATTAGAGCAAACCTTTAATGAAAGTAAAATGATCCTTTGTAGATCAGGCTATACCACCATAATGGATTTGGTTAAACTAGAAAAAAAAGCTTTTTTTATACCCACACCCGGCCAATTTGAACAACTATATCTAGCCGAGAAACTTCAAAAAGAAGGTTTAATTCCGTTTGCAGAGCAAGATCTTTTTACAATAACTGATTTAAAAAGAGCCAACAACTTCAAAGGGTTACGTTATTTTAAAACAACTGTAGACTGGGAAAAATTATTCGAGCTATTTAAAACCACCTAA
- a CDS encoding aspartate kinase, protein MRVFKFGGASIKDAEGIKNVYDVLQKVGYDDVLLVVSAMGKTTNALETVIKDYFEKSSALKASVQEVKKYHNQILLDLFDSECPAVFEDVNKKFLELDYFLEHNKSTNYNFVYDQVVSYGELISTTILAHFMNYKNIPTTWVDVRNLIKTNTNYRDAEVDWALTQENISKNIQRNQLNITQGFLGSDPNNFTTTLGREGSDYTAAIFAYCLNAQSVTIWKDVPGVMNADPRYFENAQLLNQISYREAIELAFYGATVIHPKTLQPLQKKEIPLYVKSFINPLLKGTSVSKGNTLEPYLPCYIVKRDQLLISLSSIDFSFIMEEHISEIFSLFHQFKLKVNLIQNSAISFSVCVEDKFDNFKEVNAILSKKFKVDYTEKVTLYTIRHFNDTAAQMVEEGKKVLLKQLSKETMQIIISEN, encoded by the coding sequence ATGAGAGTATTCAAATTTGGTGGCGCATCCATTAAAGATGCAGAAGGAATAAAAAACGTATACGACGTTTTACAAAAAGTAGGGTATGATGATGTTTTATTAGTGGTCTCGGCAATGGGAAAAACAACCAATGCACTAGAGACCGTAATCAAAGATTATTTTGAAAAATCATCCGCCTTGAAGGCATCTGTGCAGGAAGTAAAAAAATATCATAATCAAATTTTATTAGATTTGTTTGATTCAGAGTGTCCTGCTGTTTTTGAGGACGTGAATAAAAAATTTTTAGAATTAGACTATTTTTTAGAGCACAACAAATCTACAAATTACAACTTTGTTTATGACCAAGTGGTGAGTTATGGCGAATTAATTTCGACCACCATACTTGCCCATTTCATGAACTACAAGAACATTCCAACCACTTGGGTAGATGTGCGAAATTTGATTAAAACCAATACCAATTACAGAGATGCAGAAGTAGATTGGGCACTAACCCAAGAAAACATTTCCAAAAACATCCAACGCAATCAGTTAAATATTACCCAAGGATTCTTGGGATCCGATCCAAACAATTTTACCACCACATTAGGTCGTGAAGGTTCGGATTATACGGCTGCAATTTTTGCCTATTGCTTAAATGCCCAAAGTGTAACCATCTGGAAAGATGTTCCTGGAGTAATGAATGCAGACCCTAGGTATTTTGAGAATGCCCAATTATTGAATCAAATTTCGTACAGAGAAGCAATCGAACTGGCTTTTTATGGCGCCACAGTGATTCATCCTAAAACCTTACAGCCTTTACAGAAAAAAGAAATTCCGTTGTATGTAAAATCCTTTATTAACCCTTTATTAAAAGGCACCAGTGTTTCTAAAGGAAATACTCTAGAACCTTACTTGCCTTGTTATATTGTAAAAAGAGACCAGTTATTGATTTCGCTTTCTTCCATTGATTTTTCTTTCATTATGGAAGAACATATTAGTGAGATTTTTTCTTTATTTCATCAATTTAAGCTTAAGGTAAATTTGATTCAAAATTCAGCCATTAGTTTCTCGGTTTGTGTAGAAGATAAATTTGATAACTTCAAAGAGGTAAATGCTATTTTATCCAAAAAATTCAAAGTAGATTATACCGAAAAGGTAACCCTATACACCATCCGACATTTTAACGACACGGCCGCCCAAATGGTAGAAGAGGGCAAAAAAGTGCTTTTAAAACAACTAAGCAAAGAAACCATGCAAATTATAATTAGTGAAAATTAA
- a CDS encoding GNAT family N-acetyltransferase, with product MIVRKGEAKDMKAVLALIQELADFENEPQAVAITEADLIRDGFNEQPLFSVFVAETDSLNPLQPHKIVGIALYYYRYSTWKGKTIHLEDLVVNAAMRGKGIGHALYAEVIKQAQKDQVLRVEWNVLDWNKGAIAFYEKTGATVFREWNTVQMDAAAIQQFISHL from the coding sequence ATGATCGTTAGAAAAGGAGAAGCAAAGGATATGAAAGCGGTTCTAGCATTGATTCAAGAATTAGCAGATTTTGAAAACGAACCCCAGGCAGTAGCCATCACCGAGGCGGATTTAATTAGAGATGGCTTTAATGAGCAGCCATTATTTTCTGTATTTGTAGCCGAAACAGACAGCCTAAATCCTCTACAGCCCCATAAAATTGTAGGTATTGCGTTGTATTATTACCGCTATTCTACCTGGAAAGGAAAAACCATTCACCTGGAAGATTTAGTAGTTAATGCAGCAATGCGTGGCAAAGGTATTGGACACGCATTGTATGCAGAGGTGATCAAACAAGCCCAGAAAGACCAAGTATTGCGGGTAGAATGGAACGTACTCGACTGGAACAAAGGCGCAATAGCATTTTACGAAAAAACTGGCGCAACCGTGTTTAGAGAATGGAATACCGTACAAATGGATGCGGCTGCAATCCAGCAATTTATAAGCCATTTATAG
- the fbp gene encoding class 1 fructose-bisphosphatase: MEERNKTLGEFIIENQNAFQYSSGELSRIINSIRLAAKVVNYKVNKAGLVDIVGAAGEQNIQGEDQQKLDVYANEVFIQTLINREIVCGIASEENDEYITVEGSDNSHNNKYVVLMDPLDGSSNIDVNVSVGTIFSVYRRITPIGTPVTIEDFLQPGVNQVAAGYVIYGTSTMIVYTTGHGVNGFTLNPAIGTFYLSHPNMQFSRDGHIYSINEGNYVHFPQGVKNYIKYCQSEEEDRPYTSRYIGSLVSDIHRNMIKGGIYIYPTSSKAPKGKLRLLYECNPMAFIVEQAGGKASDGFGRIMEIAPKELHERVPFFCGSYNMVEKAEAFMLEAKQNI, translated from the coding sequence ATGGAAGAACGCAACAAGACCTTAGGGGAATTTATTATCGAGAATCAAAATGCCTTTCAATACTCGTCTGGAGAGCTATCGCGTATTATCAACTCGATCCGTTTGGCGGCCAAAGTAGTCAACTACAAGGTCAACAAAGCAGGATTGGTAGATATTGTGGGCGCAGCTGGAGAACAAAATATTCAGGGAGAGGACCAACAAAAACTAGATGTATATGCCAATGAAGTTTTTATTCAAACTTTAATCAATCGGGAGATTGTCTGTGGGATTGCCTCCGAAGAAAATGACGAGTACATTACCGTAGAGGGTAGTGATAATAGCCACAACAATAAATATGTAGTTTTGATGGATCCTTTGGATGGATCTTCGAATATTGATGTAAATGTTTCGGTAGGAACTATTTTTTCGGTTTATAGAAGAATAACTCCAATTGGAACTCCAGTAACAATAGAAGATTTTTTACAACCAGGGGTCAATCAAGTAGCAGCAGGGTATGTAATTTACGGAACCTCTACCATGATTGTGTATACCACGGGGCATGGTGTAAATGGCTTTACGCTAAACCCAGCCATAGGAACTTTTTACCTATCGCATCCCAATATGCAATTTTCTAGAGATGGGCATATCTACTCTATAAACGAGGGGAATTATGTGCATTTTCCGCAAGGAGTTAAAAACTATATTAAATACTGTCAATCCGAAGAAGAGGATAGGCCTTATACGTCTCGTTATATCGGAAGCTTGGTTTCGGATATTCATAGAAACATGATCAAAGGCGGGATTTATATTTATCCAACCAGTTCCAAGGCCCCAAAAGGAAAGTTACGTTTGTTATACGAATGCAACCCAATGGCGTTTATAGTGGAGCAAGCAGGCGGAAAAGCCTCTGATGGATTTGGAAGAATCATGGAAATAGCACCTAAAGAATTGCATGAGAGAGTGCCGTTTTTCTGTGGAAGTTACAACATGGTAGAAAAAGCCGAAGCATTCATGCTAGAAGCAAAGCAAAATATATAA
- a CDS encoding fructose 1,6-bisphosphatase: MSFSDLFDSEFKQRNKGHFSSIVRLALADGVFAPEERAFLDKLAIRLEISAAEYEEILENPKKYPINPPYLNSQRIERLYDLARIVNVDHHLGDNQEVMLQKLCLGIGFTPENVAAIVKKALELADEKADLDLFVSEIEKTEKL; the protein is encoded by the coding sequence ATGTCATTTTCAGATTTATTTGATAGCGAATTCAAACAAAGAAACAAAGGTCACTTTTCATCTATTGTTAGATTAGCATTAGCAGATGGAGTTTTTGCTCCAGAAGAAAGAGCGTTTTTAGACAAACTAGCCATTAGACTTGAAATTTCTGCCGCAGAATACGAAGAAATTTTAGAGAACCCTAAGAAATACCCTATCAATCCACCTTATTTAAACTCTCAAAGAATTGAGCGTTTGTATGATTTGGCGCGTATTGTTAACGTAGACCACCATTTAGGAGACAATCAAGAGGTTATGCTACAAAAACTATGTTTAGGCATTGGGTTTACTCCCGAAAACGTAGCTGCAATTGTCAAAAAAGCATTAGAATTGGCTGATGAGAAAGCGGATTTGGATCTTTTTGTTTCTGAAATAGAAAAAACCGAAAAATTGTAA
- a CDS encoding HupE/UreJ family protein: MSEFWIYFQIGLKHVLDIHAYDHVLFLIALTVPYAFKDWQRLFVLVSIFTIGHTMALLLSVLDIVIIKVNVVEVLIPVSILITAVFNLFTAGKSGKSERVNLVFFVTLFFGIIHGLGFSNYFKSILGGTASSKIIPLAEFALGIEAAQLIVVFVVLVASYIVQTVFRFSKRDWALVLSAFIIGVVLPMIIESEIWIR; encoded by the coding sequence ATGTCGGAATTTTGGATTTATTTTCAAATAGGATTAAAGCATGTTTTGGATATTCATGCCTATGATCATGTGTTGTTTTTAATAGCCTTAACCGTACCGTATGCTTTCAAAGATTGGCAACGTCTTTTTGTATTGGTTTCCATTTTTACCATAGGACACACTATGGCGCTGCTGCTTTCTGTATTGGATATAGTAATCATAAAAGTAAATGTGGTCGAGGTCTTAATTCCGGTGAGTATACTCATCACGGCAGTGTTTAATTTGTTTACAGCAGGCAAGTCTGGTAAGAGTGAGCGTGTCAACCTTGTTTTTTTTGTAACCTTATTCTTTGGGATTATTCATGGTTTAGGATTTTCTAATTATTTTAAATCCATACTCGGAGGGACCGCAAGTTCAAAAATAATACCTCTTGCAGAATTTGCTTTGGGTATAGAGGCCGCCCAGCTAATTGTAGTTTTTGTGGTGTTGGTAGCCTCTTATATTGTGCAAACTGTTTTTAGATTTTCTAAAAGAGATTGGGCTTTAGTTTTGTCTGCATTTATTATTGGAGTAGTGTTGCCTATGATTATAGAAAGTGAAATTTGGATTAGATAA
- a CDS encoding deoxycytidylate deaminase — protein sequence MDTKKRNKYDKAYLRIATEWGLLSYCKRKQVGAIIVRDRMIISDGYNGTPSGFENCCEDEAGLTRWDVLHAEANAILKVARSTQSCEGATLYITLSPCKECSKLIHQSGIKRVVYHQGYRDDSGIKFLIKAGVVVDHIPDLEA from the coding sequence ATGGATACAAAAAAACGAAATAAATACGACAAGGCGTACCTTAGAATAGCAACCGAATGGGGTTTGCTGTCGTATTGCAAACGCAAACAAGTAGGAGCTATTATTGTTCGGGATCGGATGATTATTTCGGATGGTTATAATGGTACACCCTCAGGATTTGAAAACTGTTGCGAAGACGAGGCAGGACTAACCCGATGGGATGTTCTGCATGCGGAGGCAAATGCAATCCTAAAGGTCGCTCGGTCTACCCAATCCTGCGAAGGAGCCACCCTATACATCACCCTATCACCTTGCAAGGAGTGTAGCAAGCTCATACACCAATCGGGCATAAAGAGAGTGGTATACCACCAAGGTTATCGGGATGATTCTGGAATTAAATTTTTAATAAAAGCCGGTGTAGTAGTAGATCATATACCAGATTTAGAAGCCTAA
- a CDS encoding S41 family peptidase, with protein sequence MKNNGAYFPLIISAAVALGIVIGSWLPTAGQTSFLAKNSSKEKLNQLIDFIDTEYVDAINTDSIVNVTVNALMKQLDPHSVYVPPSEQAQLAEHMKGEFVGIGVNFYMYKDSLAIIKPVANGPSAKAGLRAGDRILYANKTKLYGRKLPNDSLFSSLKGAAGSEVELTIYRKTDHKKIKIKLKRDVIPLQSVDAALQITPTMAYIKINRFAQTTHAEFQAAVTKLQKAGATSLVLDLRDNGGGYMEQAIAIADELLAKGQLVVFTKNKNNKTQKTYATNKGSFEQGSVYILINENSASASEILAGAIQDNDRGIIVGRRSFGKGLVQREMDFKDGSAVRLTVARYYTPTGRSIQKPYTKGSEDLYFKEASSRFLTGELYEKDSIKLADSLKFKTPKGRIVYGGGGIVPDIFVALEAEQGNEDVFYLMQSGIVGNFVFEQLDKDRKAFSGVTFKQFKSTMHATNKHVVSFEVFLSENGLGLKIGKNKAVVKRYLTAEFARQLYGENYYYAILLQEDAMIKTILKQ encoded by the coding sequence ATGAAAAACAATGGAGCATATTTTCCTTTAATTATAAGTGCTGCTGTTGCGCTAGGCATTGTTATTGGCAGTTGGTTGCCTACTGCTGGTCAGACTTCTTTTTTGGCCAAAAATAGTTCTAAAGAAAAGCTCAATCAATTGATTGATTTTATAGATACAGAATATGTAGATGCCATCAATACGGACTCTATTGTAAATGTAACCGTAAATGCCCTTATGAAACAGTTAGACCCTCACTCTGTATATGTTCCTCCAAGTGAACAAGCACAGCTAGCGGAACACATGAAGGGAGAATTTGTAGGCATAGGTGTTAATTTTTATATGTACAAAGACTCGTTGGCTATTATAAAACCAGTAGCAAATGGTCCTTCTGCCAAGGCTGGTTTACGAGCAGGAGACCGGATTTTGTACGCCAATAAAACCAAACTCTACGGGCGCAAATTGCCTAACGACAGCTTGTTTTCATCGCTCAAGGGAGCTGCAGGATCTGAGGTTGAGCTTACAATTTATAGAAAAACAGACCATAAAAAAATAAAAATAAAATTAAAGCGCGACGTGATTCCGCTGCAAAGCGTAGATGCAGCCCTGCAAATTACGCCAACTATGGCGTATATAAAAATAAATCGTTTTGCGCAGACCACCCATGCTGAATTTCAAGCAGCAGTAACAAAACTACAAAAAGCAGGAGCAACCTCTTTAGTGCTCGATCTCAGAGACAACGGAGGCGGTTATATGGAACAAGCAATAGCCATTGCAGACGAATTGCTTGCAAAAGGGCAGTTGGTTGTATTTACCAAAAACAAAAACAATAAAACCCAAAAAACCTACGCCACCAACAAAGGTAGTTTTGAGCAAGGATCTGTTTATATTTTGATTAATGAAAATAGTGCTTCGGCTAGTGAAATTTTGGCAGGGGCTATTCAAGACAATGATAGAGGAATCATCGTAGGGCGTCGTTCTTTTGGTAAAGGACTCGTGCAGAGAGAAATGGATTTTAAGGATGGTTCTGCAGTGCGCCTGACCGTAGCTAGATACTACACCCCAACGGGTCGGTCTATACAAAAACCCTATACCAAAGGTTCTGAAGATTTGTATTTTAAAGAAGCTTCTTCTCGATTTTTGACCGGCGAATTATACGAAAAAGACAGTATTAAGCTCGCAGATAGTCTGAAGTTTAAGACCCCAAAAGGGAGGATTGTGTACGGAGGCGGAGGGATTGTGCCAGATATATTTGTAGCTTTAGAAGCAGAGCAAGGCAACGAAGACGTTTTTTATCTAATGCAATCCGGAATAGTAGGTAATTTTGTTTTTGAACAATTAGATAAAGACAGAAAAGCATTTTCGGGAGTAACTTTTAAGCAATTTAAAAGCACCATGCATGCCACCAATAAACACGTTGTTTCTTTTGAGGTTTTTCTGTCAGAAAACGGTTTGGGCCTAAAAATAGGTAAAAACAAAGCAGTAGTCAAACGGTATCTAACGGCAGAATTTGCCAGACAACTCTACGGCGAAAACTACTATTATGCCATACTCTTACAAGAAGACGCTATGATAAAAACAATACTTAAGCAATAG
- a CDS encoding MarC family protein, giving the protein MLLDLREIITVGMVLFAVIDIIGSIPIIIDLRSKFGHLESGKASITSGGIMIVFLFIGEEILKLIGIDVHSFAVAGSFVLFFLALEMILGIRIYKDEEASSASIVPLAFPLIAGAGTMTTLLSLKSQFETINIIIAIILNIIIVYIVLKSSAKIERMLGENGLGVIRKTFGVILLAIAVKLFAANVKGLFV; this is encoded by the coding sequence ATGTTACTTGATCTTAGAGAAATAATTACTGTAGGTATGGTGCTTTTTGCCGTAATTGATATTATTGGTTCTATCCCTATCATTATTGATTTACGTTCTAAATTTGGACATTTAGAATCCGGAAAAGCGTCTATAACTTCTGGAGGAATAATGATCGTTTTTTTGTTTATTGGAGAAGAGATTTTAAAATTAATAGGAATTGATGTACACTCTTTTGCTGTAGCGGGTTCTTTTGTATTGTTTTTTCTGGCTCTAGAAATGATTTTAGGCATTCGGATTTACAAAGACGAAGAGGCTAGCTCTGCTTCGATAGTCCCGTTGGCTTTTCCTTTGATTGCTGGAGCAGGAACCATGACTACGCTGTTGTCTCTAAAGTCGCAATTTGAAACCATTAATATTATCATCGCTATTATACTCAATATTATTATTGTCTATATTGTTTTAAAATCTTCGGCCAAAATAGAACGAATGTTGGGCGAAAACGGACTTGGCGTTATCCGGAAGACTTTTGGTGTGATTTTGCTTGCCATTGCTGTTAAATTATTTGCAGCTAATGTTAAAGGTTTATTTGTCTAA
- a CDS encoding DUF3109 family protein, whose product MFQLGKTIVSEDILEKDFVCNLSACKGACCVDGDAGAPLTEEETKILEAIYPKVKPFLRKEGIAAIEAQGSWVKGTDGDLETPLIDGKDCSYVIFDGKTALCGIEQAYNQGLVDWKKPVSCHLYPIRVKDFTEFAAVNYDRWDICDPACSLGQELEVPVYKFVKEALVRRFGPDWYAELDKVAQDMKRS is encoded by the coding sequence ATGTTTCAATTAGGAAAAACCATCGTTTCAGAAGATATTTTAGAAAAAGATTTTGTATGCAATTTATCTGCCTGCAAAGGCGCTTGTTGTGTAGATGGAGATGCTGGAGCGCCCTTGACCGAGGAAGAAACTAAAATTCTAGAAGCGATCTATCCTAAAGTAAAACCTTTTTTACGAAAAGAAGGTATTGCTGCCATTGAGGCCCAAGGCAGCTGGGTAAAAGGAACCGATGGAGATTTAGAAACTCCCTTGATAGATGGCAAAGATTGTTCGTATGTTATTTTTGATGGCAAAACGGCACTTTGTGGTATAGAGCAAGCATACAACCAAGGTTTGGTAGATTGGAAAAAACCAGTTTCGTGTCACTTATATCCAATTAGAGTAAAAGATTTTACGGAGTTTGCTGCAGTCAATTATGACAGATGGGACATTTGTGATCCAGCTTGTTCTTTAGGGCAAGAGCTTGAGGTGCCTGTTTATAAATTTGTTAAAGAAGCCCTAGTTAGAAGGTTTGGACCAGATTGGTATGCAGAGCTAGATAAAGTAGCCCAAGACATGAAGCGTTCTTAA